A region of the Kribbella sp. NBC_01245 genome:
ATCAACGGCGAGACCGCCTCGATCGGCATCGCGCCGATCAGCAACGCGACCAGCAACTCGGGCACGGTGACCCAGCCCGCGTTCAGCATCGGCACCCCCGCGGCCGCGACCAGCAACAACGTCGGCAACGGCACGATGAACAACTTGGTCAGTACGCCGGACGGGCGGGACGTGGCGGACCAGGCCGCGACCGCCTCGGTGAAGACGTTCACCTTGTCGGAGAACCGGCGGAACGAGACCCCGCCATCGTCGAACGTCCGCACCACCGGCATGCCCTGGACGAACTCGACCAGCGCGACGTTCACGTCCTCGTTGGCCTGGTTGTAGTTGTTGCGTTGTTCGCTGTAGTCCTTCGTCATCAACGACATGCAGAGCATTGCGATCGGGACGACCAGGAGTACGACGAGCAGCAGCTTCCACTGCACCACGCCCAGCGCGACCAGGGCCGCGATCGGTTGCGCGACACCCGAGCCGATGAACGGGAGGGCGTCGGCGACCACGTTGTGCAGTGAGCGGACGTCGTCCTGCATGATCTTCTTGATCCGGCCGGACCCGAGCCGCTGCACCTCGCCGAGCGGCATCTTCGCGAGCGCGTCCGCGATCATCCGCCGCCAGACCACCTCGATCTCGAAACTGGCCTCGTGCGCGAGGTGCTCGCACGTCAGCCGCAGACCGAACCCGCCCGCCAGTCCGAGCAACGCTCCACCAGACCACCAAAGCACCGGCGTCAACTCGGGTGTGCCGGTGACCAGTGTGCCGACCGCGAACGCGACGCAGACCAGGCCCACCACGCTGCTGACGCTGCCCAGCCCGGAAAGCCACAGCGCGATGCCAAGCCTGCGCCGGATCGCCGGGGCAAGCCGCACCAGGTCGGCGACTTGACCCAAACCGCTCTTACCACTCATCAAGATGCTCCATCGTTAACAGGAATCAGGTACGGCGCGACGCTGGCCAACTTCTCGCAGGTCTCCTCGAACTCGCGGTCCGGGCGTGAGTCGCCGACGATGCCGGCCCCGGCGCGCAACCAGCTGCGATCGCCTTGCTGGTAGACGGATCGCAGGACCAATGCCGCGTCGAGGCTGCCGTCCGAACCGGCCATCAGCACGGTGCCCGAGTAGAGCCCGCGCCGTTCGTCCTCCAGCTCGTTGATCAGCTGGTACGCCGCGGCCTTCGGAATCCCCGAAGCGGTGACGGCCGGAAACACCGCGCCGAGAGCCGACCAACTCGTCACGCCGGGCGGAAGCGAAGTCTCGACCCGCGACGCCAGGTGCTGCACGCTGCCGCGCGCCTTGACGGTGAGGAACTCGCTCACCCGGGTGGCCGAGCGACCGCCGACTCCGGCCAGCTCGTCGAACGCGAGCTTGACCGAGGTGGCGTGCTCGAACACCTCCTTGGCATCCGTGCACAACTCCGTGCGCAGCTCCTCGTCGAGCCCGGCATCACCGGTCAGCGCACGAGTTCCGGCCAACGGCTGGGTCGACGCCAGACCACACGGCTGAACCTCGACGACCGTCTCCGGGCTGAACCCAGCCGCCCGCCACGCACCCAGGTCGAGCAGGAACGACCTGGCCGGGGTGTTGCCCGCGCGCCCCTCGACGTACGTCGCGCAGAGGTCCACCGCGAACGGGACTTCCACCACTCGCGACAGGATCACCTTGTCCAGCCGTCCGGCCCGAATATCCGCGACGGACAACGCGACGGCCTTCTCGTACGTGCCATCACTGGTCCGTACGTCGATCGGCCGCGGGCGTCCTGCCTTTCGTCGGCCAGTGGCGAGCGCTGCCCTGATCTCGGCCGCTTTACCGGATTCGACGTGGCGGATCGTGACCGAGGCGGCCGTGATCCGGATTTCCGTGGCCGGGATCATCAGGTGTGCCAACGGCTGGCCGCCATCCCGGGTGGGATCGCTCGCCACCTCGAAACACGCCCAGCCGAAGGCGTTCCAGCCTTCCACCCCGGTTTTCGAGAGCACCTCGGAGATCGCCTGCCAAGGCGTACCGGCCCACTCGACAGCCTCGGTAAAGGTGGAACGCACGCTGGACGGAT
Encoded here:
- a CDS encoding ABC transporter ATP-binding protein; amino-acid sequence: MSGKSGLGQVADLVRLAPAIRRRLGIALWLSGLGSVSSVVGLVCVAFAVGTLVTGTPELTPVLWWSGGALLGLAGGFGLRLTCEHLAHEASFEIEVVWRRMIADALAKMPLGEVQRLGSGRIKKIMQDDVRSLHNVVADALPFIGSGVAQPIAALVALGVVQWKLLLVVLLVVPIAMLCMSLMTKDYSEQRNNYNQANEDVNVALVEFVQGMPVVRTFDDGGVSFRRFSDKVNVFTEAVAAWSATSRPSGVLTKLFIVPLPTLLLVAAAGVPMLNAGWVTVPELLVALLIGAMPIEAVSPLMHLTNYINDSKAGAVRLNELLAMPAMPEPAEPREPKDSSVTFENVTFGYSDDRAVLSGVNLDIPAGSVCALVGPSGAGKSTVARLIPRFYDVTSGSVKIGGVDVREIGSEKLLQNVALVFQDPFLVQGTIAENIRLAKPDATDEEVYAAAEAAAAHEFIKAELPEGYDTQVGERGGRLSGGQRQRITIARAILSGAPVVVLDEATAFADPENEVLIQNAIARLTAGRTVLIIAHRLSTIVDVDQIVVIDDGGVAERGTHADLVAAGGRYAALWARHVQASRWGLSGHLAEETIR
- a CDS encoding salicylate synthase yields the protein MTTYNEEVVPGPFEPLDAVAALIGSGLFGQYVVYERDHSWYFAGDPLAEVTVHPSSVRSTFTEAVEWAGTPWQAISEVLSKTGVEGWNAFGWACFEVASDPTRDGGQPLAHLMIPATEIRITAASVTIRHVESGKAAEIRAALATGRRKAGRPRPIDVRTSDGTYEKAVALSVADIRAGRLDKVILSRVVEVPFAVDLCATYVEGRAGNTPARSFLLDLGAWRAAGFSPETVVEVQPCGLASTQPLAGTRALTGDAGLDEELRTELCTDAKEVFEHATSVKLAFDELAGVGGRSATRVSEFLTVKARGSVQHLASRVETSLPPGVTSWSALGAVFPAVTASGIPKAAAYQLINELEDERRGLYSGTVLMAGSDGSLDAALVLRSVYQQGDRSWLRAGAGIVGDSRPDREFEETCEKLASVAPYLIPVNDGAS